A window of Candidatus Zixiibacteriota bacterium genomic DNA:
TAGCTCTCATCGAGGAGTATCACCGATGCAAATCCCGAGAATCCTCACCAGAGCATTGATGATTGCGCTGGCGTACGAGATAGTGTTCAAACTCGCTCATGTGTTTTCTCCGGCGCTCTTTGAGGATCCCGTGGTGCTCGCAATCACGCGATCGCTCGGCGTGCTGGTCGCGGTGATCATGATTTCGTTCCTGGTAGCCTTCTACCGGGCGGAACAATCCAATCGCGGTTTGGCGATTACGTTGCAGATTCTGATCGCAGTTGTGATCCTGGCTTTCCTCCTGCGCCTTCCGGTCGCCCAAACTTGGTTTGGCTTCCAGACAGGTCGTTTGTCCGGTGCAATCATCGGTATCGTGCGATCAGCGCTTTTCATAATGGTGTTGATCCTCTATCGCCGAAAGATTGCAGGGAGCCACGCAGCGCTGAACTCCGCCGTGATCGTCCTGGCCGGGTTCTTCGGGGTCGGCGCAATCGTCAATCTGATCGCGCTCGTTGCCTTCGCGAGCTACCTCAATTCCGGCGCTGTGATTGAGCCGGCGCCTGTCATCATAGCGCTGCTGTTTCTATTGTTTGTATTGACTCGCCTCGCGGCAATCCATTTCCTCTACCGTTACGAAAAACATGAGCTGAAATAGCCACCAAGCCGGTCAGAGCCGGTAACCCATCTCCCTCGCGGGCGCTACCCGAACCTATCTACCCAGCAAGCCACGTGCATCCCACCCTTCCGGTGAGGTACAACAACTCGCAGTTCCGCCGTTTGTGTGGCCCACCCGAAGGGTGGGAACTTCGTTGAGTGCTGCAACGGTTCTTGTCTCCTCTGCTTGCTGCCGTCTCTTAAGGTCACAATCTGTGACCTTAGAATCACAACGCTGTCACGAATCCATTTCTGACGGTGTAACCTCCGCTGGGCAAGAGATCTTCGGCCGCGCCGTGGACATAGATTCCTCCCCCTTGACACGCTCCCACGCTTCTCATAAATTGGACAACTCTAATCGATAATTGTGCGTACTAAACATCTAATTGACCGGCGCGTCGCCAGTCGAATCGGCCGCGCGTCAAGACAGTTCTCAGAGGAGACTATGAAATCAGCCAAACTTGTCCTGTTGTCGGCGTGCGCGCTGCTGCTGGCATTCGGAGGAACCGCCATGTCCCAAGACCAAGAGATGACACCCGAGCAGATGGCCGCCATGCAGGAAAGCATGAAATACATGATGCCCGGCGAGAACCACAAGCACCTGGAATACTTCGTCGGCAAGTGGAATACCACCACCAAAATGTGGCCCGCCGGTCCCGGCTCGACACCGATGGAATCTCCCGGCACGTCCGAAATCAAGTGGGTGGTCGGCAACCATTTCCTGATGGAGGAACATAACGGCACGATGATGGGCATGCCGTACCAGGGCATGGGCTTCACCGGCTTCGATGCCTGGCGCAACATGTACGCTACCTGCTGGATTTCCAACATCCAGACCAACCTGCTCACCCTGACCGGCCAGCGCGATCCCTCTGGCAAGTTCACCTACTACGGCGAGTTGGATGAGCCTTCACTGAAAGTCACTGGCCGCATGATCAAGTCGGTCACGACGATCAAGAACCCTGATCAATACGTCTTCGAGGTCTTCGATCTGCACGCCGGAGATGATTACAAGGTCTTCGAGATCACCTACGCGCGCGTGAAGTAGTCCGCAAGTCAGTCAAGCCGAACTCCCACGCGCCGTCAGGAATCTTTCCCTGACGGCCTTTCTTATGGACTGCGCGCTAAAGATGATTGACATCCCCTGCTACGATTGACTCATTTGTCGGCGTCCCAAACGTCGCAGTCGTTCAACGCGACTAACAAAAGGAGTCAAAGATGAGTTGGAACAAGCAATGGGAGGAGGAGGTCCGGAAGGCCCAGCTCCGCGTCCATTACAAAATCGCTGACAAACTCTACCCGCGCATTCGTTACGGTAGCGAGGAAGACGACTGGGGCGCCGATGTCCAGAAATGTCACGACTGCGGAGTCGTGAAGGGACAATACCACCTTCCCGGCTGTGATGTTGAGCGCTGCCCGAGGTGCGGCGACCAGGCGTTGACCTGCGATTGCCTCTACGAAGATTACAAGAAAGTGTAAGACCTGCGGGACCGTGAGAGATCAGTTCTCCCCGTGCCGTCAGGAATCCGTTCCTGACGGCCTCTGCATCAGTCGGGAAGGGATTCCCGACTGCGCGATTAGCACTTTCGCGAATGTGCCCCGTTCCCTATATTCGATTCACTATGTCTACAAACAATTTCACAAACACACCGCGCAAAGCCGCGGCCGTCGGTTTTCTCCAGATGGTTGTCGCCGGCAAGATTCACGAAGCTTACGACAAGTACATCAGCCCCGATTTCATCCATCACAATCCCTACTTCAAGGGTGATCGTCACTCACTGATGACGGCGATGGAGGAGAACGAGAGGGTCAACCCCGGCAAGATGCTTGAGGTCCAGCATGTGGTCGAAGAGGGCGATATCGTGATGGTGCACTCGCGGCTGAGATTCAAGCAGCCGCAAGCGCCGGAGATGACGGTCGTGCACATCTTCTGCTTCGCCGGCAACTTGGCGGTGGAGGCGTGGGATATCGGCATGGCGGCACCGCCCCAATCGCCGAATGAGAACGGGATGTTTTGAGGAAGGCTGAACGATCGGTCCTGAGCCAATGTCGTCCGATTCGTTGAAAGACTACTATGCCCGCCGCGCCGGTGAGTACGAGCGGATCTACGCCAAGCCGGAGCGACAGAGCGATCTGCGGACATTGGAAGCGAAAGTCACTGAGCTGCTAGCAGACCGACGTGTACTCGAGATCGCCTGCGGAACCGGCTACTGGACGCAGTTTGCCGCACAAAGTGCCCGCGCCATCACGGCAACCGACATCAACCCTGAAGTGCTCGAGATTGCCTGCTCCAAGTCGTATCGCATCGTGCCGCACTTCCTGATCGCCGACGCCTGGGAGATGGACAAGATCGAAGGGGAATTCGACGCTCTGCTGGCGGCATTCTGGTGGTCGCATATACCTCGCGAGCGGCTGGAGAAATTCCTGGCAATCATCTGTAAGTCGTTGTCTGCCAACGCACTGATCGTGATGCTGGACAATCGATTCGTGGCTGGAAGTTCGACGCCGATTGTCTTCACGGATGAACGTGGAAACTCCTACCAGGATCGCATTCTGACCGATGGATCGCGTCATCGGGTGCTCAAGAACTTCCCTACCGGTGCAGAGCTGCGAGCGACGATCGCGGGGGTTGCATCGACACCGCAGGTCATCGAGCTGGAGTATTATTGGCTGGCGGC
This region includes:
- a CDS encoding DUF1579 family protein, with protein sequence MKSAKLVLLSACALLLAFGGTAMSQDQEMTPEQMAAMQESMKYMMPGENHKHLEYFVGKWNTTTKMWPAGPGSTPMESPGTSEIKWVVGNHFLMEEHNGTMMGMPYQGMGFTGFDAWRNMYATCWISNIQTNLLTLTGQRDPSGKFTYYGELDEPSLKVTGRMIKSVTTIKNPDQYVFEVFDLHAGDDYKVFEITYARVK
- a CDS encoding nuclear transport factor 2 family protein, whose translation is MSTNNFTNTPRKAAAVGFLQMVVAGKIHEAYDKYISPDFIHHNPYFKGDRHSLMTAMEENERVNPGKMLEVQHVVEEGDIVMVHSRLRFKQPQAPEMTVVHIFCFAGNLAVEAWDIGMAAPPQSPNENGMF
- a CDS encoding class I SAM-dependent methyltransferase; this encodes MSSDSLKDYYARRAGEYERIYAKPERQSDLRTLEAKVTELLADRRVLEIACGTGYWTQFAAQSARAITATDINPEVLEIACSKSYRIVPHFLIADAWEMDKIEGEFDALLAAFWWSHIPRERLEKFLAIICKSLSANALIVMLDNRFVAGSSTPIVFTDERGNSYQDRILTDGSRHRVLKNFPTGAELRATIAGVASTPQVIELEYYWLAACQVDTANNTP